The genomic interval ATTGAATACTCGGCCGGGGAAGGTAAGGACTTAGAAAAATTGCCCGGAATGGTAAATGATCTGAAGAAGGGGGTTGTTCAGGTTGCTGCATTACTAGAGGCAGAGCTTGCAAAAATGGGTTAAGAAATGAATTTGGCTGAGCAAGTTTTATACGAGGATAATCACCTCATTGTATTGAATAAATTACCCGGGCAGATTGTTCAGGGTGATAAAACAGGCGATACACCTTTGTCGGAATTGGTGAAGGAATTTATTAAAGTGAGGGATCAGAAGCCGGGAAATGTTTTTGTGGGCGTGGTGCATCGGTTAGACAGGCCGGTAAGTGGGGTGGTAGTTTTTGCGAAAACATCTAAGGCCTTGAGTCGAATGAATGAACTGTTTAAGATGCGTGAAACAGAAAAAACGTATTGGGCGGTAGTAAAAAACAAACCGGAGAAAGAATCAGGTACACTGGTTCATTATTTAATGAAGAATGAAAAGCAGAACAAATCCTATGCTTCTGTAACAGAAAAGAAAGGGAGTTTACGATGTGAATTGAATTACCGATTGCTT from Bacteroidia bacterium carries:
- a CDS encoding RNA pseudouridine synthase, with protein sequence MNLAEQVLYEDNHLIVLNKLPGQIVQGDKTGDTPLSELVKEFIKVRDQKPGNVFVGVVHRLDRPVSGVVVFAKTSKALSRMNELFKMRETEKTYWAVVKNKPEKESGTLVHYLMKNEKQNKSYASVTEKKGSLRCELNYRLLSKSDNYYLLEVKPQTGRHHQIRVQLASMGCTIKGDLKYGFARSNPDGSIHLHARALTFVHPIKQESIQIEAAVPNEKVWKTLEENCA